The proteins below are encoded in one region of Maribacter aestuarii:
- a CDS encoding cupin domain-containing protein codes for MNRKTFLTQLGGTGLLAVLPLSKTFAAQKEKRSVNSSAKEKIVRASEGVELRIFGNPQKQKVVGADSDNQIFEWIDELNPGSGIPPHIHTKEDEIFRVLEGQVELMVDNKTTILKEGDMAYAPKNIVHSWKVVGDQKAKMWVSAFPSGMELMFHELHKLPPGKPDFDTVANICDSYGIKFV; via the coding sequence ATGAATAGAAAAACATTTTTAACTCAATTGGGCGGAACGGGTTTGTTGGCAGTATTGCCATTAAGCAAAACTTTTGCGGCCCAAAAAGAAAAGCGAAGCGTTAATAGTAGCGCAAAGGAGAAAATAGTCCGGGCTAGTGAAGGTGTCGAATTGCGAATATTCGGTAATCCTCAGAAGCAAAAGGTAGTGGGAGCAGATAGCGATAACCAAATTTTTGAATGGATCGATGAACTTAATCCGGGATCTGGCATACCGCCTCACATACACACTAAGGAAGACGAAATTTTCAGGGTACTCGAGGGACAAGTAGAACTAATGGTGGATAACAAAACCACCATCCTTAAGGAAGGCGATATGGCCTATGCTCCAAAAAATATTGTCCATTCGTGGAAAGTAGTCGGGGACCAAAAGGCCAAGATGTGGGTAAGTGCTTTTCCATCGGGCATGGAACTTATGTTTCATGAGCTACATAAGTTGCCACCTGGCAAACCTGATTTTGATACGGTTGCTAACATTTGCGATTCCTACGGAATAAAATTCGTGTAA
- a CDS encoding sulfite exporter TauE/SafE family protein produces MEEWYHYPLLVIVGFVVGFINTVAGGGSLLSLPVLIFLGLPSNVANGTNRVAIVVQTALATAGFKSKGVSTFPFNIYLGLSAFLGSSIGAYIAVDVTGETFNRILAIVMLSVVLIIIFSPKLNLDHLEERLTGKYLWFGTLVFFFFGIYGGFINAGLGFLMMLFLHYVNRMSLVRSNATKVVVVFVYMLAALAVFAINDLVNWKIGLILAIGNGSGAWFASRFSVKKGDGFIKIFLVIMVVVMATKLWFFS; encoded by the coding sequence ATGGAAGAATGGTACCATTACCCATTATTGGTAATTGTAGGTTTTGTTGTTGGGTTCATTAATACAGTTGCAGGTGGTGGTTCCCTACTGTCACTACCAGTCCTTATATTTCTCGGATTACCTTCCAATGTTGCCAATGGTACGAACAGGGTTGCCATTGTTGTCCAAACGGCGTTGGCAACCGCAGGTTTTAAAAGTAAAGGCGTATCTACCTTTCCTTTCAATATTTATTTAGGTTTATCAGCTTTCTTAGGTTCATCGATCGGTGCCTATATTGCGGTTGATGTTACAGGAGAAACCTTCAACCGTATTTTGGCAATTGTTATGCTATCCGTAGTTCTTATAATCATTTTCAGTCCCAAATTAAATTTGGACCATTTAGAAGAACGACTTACTGGGAAATATTTATGGTTTGGTACATTAGTTTTTTTCTTTTTTGGCATTTATGGGGGCTTTATAAATGCAGGTCTCGGCTTCTTAATGATGTTATTTTTACATTATGTGAATAGGATGTCTTTGGTGAGGTCCAATGCCACAAAAGTGGTGGTCGTATTTGTTTATATGTTGGCGGCATTGGCAGTATTTGCCATAAATGATTTAGTAAATTGGAAGATTGGCTTAATTTTGGCAATAGGCAATGGAAGTGGGGCCTGGTTTGCCAGCAGATTTTCAGTAAAAAAGGGAGATGGATTCATAAAGATTTTCTTAGTCATCATGGTCGTGGTCATGGCCACTAAGCTTTGGTTTTTTTCCTAA
- a CDS encoding DegT/DnrJ/EryC1/StrS family aminotransferase, whose translation MPGFELFGEKEKLQVQDVLDSGVLMRYGFDGMRKGHWKAKELEVAIADRMQTKHAQLVSSGTAALTVALASAGVGVGDEVIMPTFTFVASFESILAIGAIPVLVNIDDTLTLDPRAVEKAITNRTKVVMPVHMCGSMADLRALKDICSKHNLLLLEDACQAIGGSYEGKPLGSYGDLGCFSFDYVKTITCGEGGAIITNKEDFYKNADHYSDHGHDHIGKDRGAESHPFLGYNFRISELNAAVGCAQINRLDEFITIQKRNYTIIRNHLEKIDEVTFRRVPEGGVENYSFLNFFLPSEELTRTTHRSLGEAGVDTCFYWFDNNWHYYKKWEHLTNLKSLGKLPEEVKNQLPDYKKSDFSNSDRWMGRTISSLIKLSWTEADVVKRAEKMAGVIKTNLNTGQ comes from the coding sequence ATGCCAGGATTCGAATTATTTGGAGAGAAAGAGAAATTACAGGTACAGGATGTTTTGGATTCCGGTGTTCTTATGCGCTATGGTTTTGACGGGATGCGGAAAGGACATTGGAAGGCGAAAGAGTTGGAAGTAGCCATCGCTGACCGCATGCAGACCAAACACGCACAATTAGTAAGTAGTGGTACTGCTGCATTAACAGTTGCACTGGCGAGCGCCGGAGTGGGTGTGGGGGATGAGGTTATTATGCCCACCTTCACTTTTGTAGCAAGTTTTGAATCTATTTTGGCCATTGGAGCCATTCCCGTTTTGGTAAATATTGATGATACACTGACCTTGGACCCAAGAGCAGTTGAAAAAGCTATTACCAATCGTACTAAAGTAGTTATGCCCGTGCATATGTGTGGTTCTATGGCAGATTTAAGGGCCCTGAAGGATATTTGTTCCAAGCATAACTTATTGTTATTGGAGGATGCCTGTCAGGCGATTGGAGGAAGTTATGAAGGTAAGCCCTTAGGTAGTTATGGAGATTTAGGATGCTTTTCTTTTGATTATGTAAAGACAATTACCTGTGGAGAAGGTGGAGCCATCATTACAAATAAAGAAGACTTTTACAAGAATGCTGACCATTACTCAGATCATGGTCACGATCATATAGGTAAGGATAGGGGAGCGGAGTCACATCCGTTTTTAGGTTATAATTTTAGGATATCAGAATTGAATGCGGCGGTCGGATGCGCCCAAATTAATAGATTGGACGAGTTTATTACGATTCAAAAAAGGAACTACACCATCATCCGAAATCACTTGGAGAAAATTGATGAGGTTACCTTTAGAAGGGTACCTGAGGGTGGGGTAGAGAATTACTCCTTTCTAAATTTTTTCTTACCATCGGAAGAACTGACAAGAACTACTCATAGATCATTAGGTGAAGCGGGAGTAGATACCTGCTTTTATTGGTTTGACAATAATTGGCACTATTATAAAAAATGGGAACATTTGACTAATCTAAAGTCGTTGGGAAAATTACCAGAAGAGGTCAAAAATCAACTGCCAGATTATAAAAAATCCGATTTTTCCAACTCCGATAGGTGGATGGGGCGCACTATTTCTTCCTTGATAAAATTAAGCTGGACAGAAGCCGATGTGGTGAAACGAGCAGAAAAAATGGCTGGGGTAATAAAGACAAATTTGAATACTGGTCAATAG
- the ribB gene encoding 3,4-dihydroxy-2-butanone-4-phosphate synthase yields MITKREHKIKLNTIEEAIDDIRAGKVIIVVDDENRENEGDFLAAAELATPETVNFMATHGKGLICAPLTENRCKELGLHMMVTNNTDPMETAFTVSVDLRGNGVTTGISAADRSKTVCALTDKKTKPHDLARPGHIFPLVAKEGGVLRRTGHTEAAIDFARLAGLKPAGIIVEIMNDDGSMARLPQLFEVAKKFDLKIVSIEDLVAYRMEHDSLIQKETDFDITTRFGEFRLRAYKQTTNNHVHIALTKGQWKKGEEILTRINSTLVNNDILGTLTNSPEQKLEDMFNKINKEGKGAIVFINQDVQSLNLLSRLAELKELQKKGIYRAPKIEMDHKDFGIGAQILHDLGIEKMRLMTNSTQIKRVGIVGYGLEIVDYVTY; encoded by the coding sequence ATGATAACGAAAAGGGAGCATAAAATAAAATTAAATACCATAGAGGAAGCTATTGATGATATCAGAGCTGGAAAGGTTATCATCGTAGTAGACGACGAGAATAGGGAAAATGAGGGAGATTTTTTAGCAGCAGCCGAACTTGCCACTCCGGAGACCGTAAACTTTATGGCAACCCATGGCAAAGGCCTTATTTGTGCGCCACTAACCGAAAACAGGTGCAAAGAATTAGGACTTCACATGATGGTAACCAATAATACGGACCCCATGGAGACCGCCTTTACCGTTTCCGTAGATCTAAGGGGTAATGGCGTTACCACTGGAATTTCTGCTGCAGACCGCTCAAAGACGGTTTGTGCACTAACCGATAAAAAAACCAAACCTCATGATTTGGCCAGACCAGGTCATATATTTCCACTAGTCGCAAAAGAAGGTGGGGTTTTACGACGTACCGGACATACGGAGGCCGCGATTGATTTTGCCAGATTGGCTGGTTTAAAGCCTGCGGGAATTATTGTGGAAATTATGAACGATGATGGTAGTATGGCCCGTTTACCACAACTCTTTGAAGTGGCTAAAAAGTTCGACCTTAAAATTGTATCTATAGAAGATTTGGTCGCTTATCGCATGGAGCATGATAGTCTTATTCAGAAGGAGACTGATTTTGATATTACCACGCGTTTTGGGGAATTTAGACTGAGGGCCTATAAACAGACCACGAACAATCACGTACATATCGCATTGACCAAAGGGCAATGGAAAAAAGGAGAAGAGATACTTACCAGAATTAACTCCACGCTAGTAAATAATGATATACTGGGAACTTTGACCAACAGTCCGGAACAAAAGTTGGAGGACATGTTCAATAAAATCAATAAAGAGGGCAAGGGTGCGATTGTCTTTATAAATCAAGATGTGCAATCATTGAACCTTCTTTCAAGATTGGCGGAATTAAAAGAACTACAGAAAAAGGGTATTTACCGAGCGCCAAAAATAGAAATGGATCATAAAGATTTCGGCATAGGAGCACAAATTTTACATGATTTAGGAATTGAAAAAATGCGCTTAATGACCAATAGCACTCAAATCAAACGGGTTGGTATTGTAGGTTATGGCTTGGAAATCGTGGACTATGTGACCTATTGA
- a CDS encoding LptF/LptG family permease: protein MRILDRYILSRFVFNFISSFVILMFIFIFQTIWLFIDDLAGKGLDIVIIGKFLFYLMPDLTEKVLPLTVLLSSILTFGSFAENYEFAAMKASGISLQRAMLPLIIFVTLLGGVTFFFANNIIPLSQRKIYNLRRNIAQVKPAAAVTEGVFSDFEGMSIKVDEKYGDNDRFLKNVIIHLKNTANKNTTAIKAKTGELISGEGSDLIQLVLTDGNYYEDVQSKKNQLKYPFAHADFDTYIMNIEVPELNNEDLEEERDISTDKMKNISRLSKDIDSLKNDNFRIIRAFSKNMESRVGMFVPLEPRDTTIIKSKEKIKKDSIASAKLSALRTNKARQDSINADILSIFPDWQKIQVLNSAKNSATGLLGSVSGKRDEMQKRYKIYNMHILSLHNKYALAFSCIILFFVGAPLGAIIRKGGLGLPMVIAIILFLIYYFIGVFAGNYAKEGNIHPMLGAWVSTLIMLPLGIFLTKRATEDKGMVSFGVVTDFFKELFKKKKKN from the coding sequence TTGAGAATTCTAGACCGGTATATATTATCTAGGTTTGTTTTTAATTTTATTAGCTCGTTTGTAATATTAATGTTCATTTTTATATTTCAAACGATTTGGCTTTTCATAGACGATTTAGCCGGAAAGGGACTGGATATTGTAATTATAGGGAAATTTCTCTTTTATTTAATGCCAGACCTTACAGAAAAGGTTTTGCCTCTAACCGTTCTCCTATCGTCAATTTTAACTTTTGGTTCATTTGCGGAAAATTATGAGTTCGCGGCTATGAAAGCTTCGGGCATTTCATTGCAGCGAGCCATGTTGCCCTTAATTATATTCGTTACCCTGTTGGGTGGTGTCACGTTCTTCTTTGCGAACAATATTATTCCATTATCTCAACGAAAAATCTATAATTTAAGAAGAAATATTGCCCAGGTTAAGCCTGCTGCTGCCGTTACCGAAGGAGTTTTCAGCGATTTTGAAGGAATGAGTATAAAAGTGGATGAGAAATATGGCGATAACGACCGCTTTTTAAAGAATGTTATTATTCACTTAAAAAATACGGCCAATAAAAATACGACAGCGATTAAGGCTAAAACTGGAGAGTTAATCAGTGGCGAAGGTTCGGATTTAATCCAATTGGTTCTTACGGACGGAAACTATTACGAGGATGTTCAATCCAAAAAGAATCAACTAAAATATCCATTTGCACACGCTGATTTTGATACCTATATCATGAATATTGAAGTTCCTGAACTTAATAATGAGGATTTAGAAGAAGAGCGAGATATTAGTACCGATAAAATGAAGAATATCTCTCGATTATCAAAAGATATAGACTCCCTCAAGAACGATAATTTCAGGATTATACGGGCTTTCTCAAAAAATATGGAAAGTAGGGTGGGCATGTTCGTTCCGCTTGAACCCCGTGACACCACCATCATAAAAAGTAAAGAGAAAATAAAAAAGGATTCCATTGCAAGTGCAAAACTAAGTGCGCTACGAACGAATAAGGCAAGGCAAGATTCAATAAACGCAGACATCTTAAGTATTTTTCCAGACTGGCAAAAAATTCAAGTCCTAAACTCTGCAAAAAACAGCGCCACAGGACTATTGGGATCGGTAAGTGGAAAAAGGGACGAAATGCAGAAACGCTACAAAATTTACAATATGCATATTCTCTCTCTGCACAACAAATATGCCTTAGCTTTTTCTTGCATTATTTTATTTTTTGTAGGCGCCCCACTAGGAGCAATTATTAGGAAAGGAGGACTGGGTTTGCCCATGGTCATTGCCATTATTCTTTTTCTTATCTATTACTTCATAGGTGTTTTTGCAGGAAACTATGCCAAAGAAGGCAATATTCATCCAATGTTAGGGGCATGGGTCTCTACATTGATTATGTTACCTTTAGGTATATTTTTGACTAAAAGAGCAACAGAGGATAAGGGCATGGTAAGCTTTGGCGTGGTTACCGATTTTTTCAAAGAACTGTTCAAGAAAAAGAAAAAGAATTGA
- a CDS encoding LolA family protein, producing MKKIIVLLIALTSITMANAQDEAKAKALLDEVYAKVKSYDNIFVDFKFDLQNTEAGINQETRGDVTLAGEKYLFNYLGSQQLFDGQKVYTIIPDNEEVTIEDQLEDEGTMTPSKMLTFYREGHKYAWDILQDVQGRKIQYVKLTPIDSDTEIKSILLGIDTGTKHIYKLIETGNNGTKTTITVNSFKTDQNLSETLFTFDEGKYKNDDYTIIRN from the coding sequence ATGAAAAAGATAATAGTACTTCTAATTGCATTAACTTCTATTACCATGGCAAATGCCCAAGATGAGGCAAAAGCAAAGGCCTTGCTAGACGAAGTTTATGCAAAGGTTAAAAGTTATGACAACATATTTGTAGATTTTAAATTCGACCTTCAAAATACGGAAGCTGGAATAAATCAAGAAACTCGTGGTGATGTTACCTTGGCTGGTGAGAAATATTTATTCAATTATTTAGGGTCGCAACAATTATTCGATGGCCAGAAGGTCTACACAATAATTCCCGACAATGAGGAAGTGACCATTGAGGACCAGTTAGAGGACGAAGGCACCATGACACCTTCAAAAATGCTTACCTTTTACAGGGAAGGCCACAAGTACGCATGGGATATCTTACAGGACGTTCAAGGAAGAAAAATCCAGTATGTTAAGTTGACCCCAATTGATTCCGATACCGAGATAAAATCGATTTTATTAGGTATAGATACAGGTACAAAACACATCTATAAACTTATAGAAACGGGTAATAATGGTACAAAAACAACGATAACCGTTAATTCTTTCAAAACTGACCAAAATCTATCGGAAACCTTATTTACTTTTGACGAAGGTAAATACAAGAACGATGATTACACTATCATAAGAAATTAG
- a CDS encoding FtsK/SpoIIIE family DNA translocase has translation MAKKATKTKPKTAKKGSPFKISKQNKIIIGSLLMLLSIALFFSFVSFYFTWQDDQSLLSEFKDRNAEAKNLLNKFGASVSHLFVYKGFGIASLILPFLICLTGIYMFLGLNKSGLLKKWIWGLLFLIWISITLGFFAIDSPLLGGLVGYEMNDFLQAYTGKIGVLLLLVFGLIFILVRLFNFTPEGLMEFFKIKNQALRSEFKTSKEKKNEGVVLDKNDETPVIIDTYTHKEDIPPLKNESNDLEIESAKEEEEPQLAMEVEKIVEETEETDVLASKLVDDFGEFDPTLELGNYKFPTLDLLDQHGVTGGITINQEELEDNKNRIVDTLKNYKIGIAQIKATIGPTVTLYEIVPEAGVRISKIKNLEDDIALSLAALGIRIIAPIPGKGTIGIEVPNKNATIVSMRSVIASSKFQKAEMELPIAFGKTISNETFVVDLAKMPHLLMAGATGQGKSVGLNAVLTSLLYKKHPAEVKFILVDPKKVELTLYNKIERHFLAKLPDSEEAIITDNTKVIHTLNSLCIEMDNRYELLKLAMVRNLKEYNTKFKARKLNPNDGHKFLPYIVLVIDEFADLIMTAGKEVETPIARLAQLARAIGIHLIIATQRPSVNVITGIIKANFPARIAFRVTSKIDSRTILDAQGADQLIGRGDMLYTQGNDVTRIQCAFVDTPEVAKITEYIGSQRAYPEAHELPEYVGEDSGTSVDYDIADRDKMFREAAEVIVIAQQGSASLIQRKLKLGYNRAGRIIDQLEAAGIVGQFEGSKARQVLIPDMIALEQFFDNENN, from the coding sequence ATGGCAAAAAAGGCAACTAAAACAAAGCCGAAAACAGCAAAAAAAGGTTCCCCTTTTAAAATTTCAAAGCAGAATAAGATTATCATTGGTAGTCTTTTGATGCTTCTTAGCATTGCTTTGTTTTTTTCGTTTGTGTCCTTTTACTTTACTTGGCAAGACGACCAAAGTCTACTTAGCGAATTCAAAGATCGTAATGCAGAGGCCAAAAATCTCCTCAATAAATTTGGAGCAAGTGTAAGCCACTTATTCGTATATAAAGGTTTTGGCATTGCATCCTTGATCCTTCCATTTTTAATATGCCTAACCGGTATTTACATGTTCCTGGGACTGAACAAATCAGGATTATTAAAAAAATGGATATGGGGTTTGCTTTTTTTGATTTGGATTTCTATCACACTAGGTTTTTTTGCCATTGATAGCCCGCTGCTCGGAGGTTTGGTAGGTTATGAAATGAACGATTTTCTTCAAGCCTATACCGGTAAGATTGGAGTACTTCTATTATTGGTTTTCGGATTGATTTTTATTCTCGTCAGGTTATTCAACTTCACTCCAGAGGGTTTAATGGAATTTTTCAAAATCAAAAATCAGGCTTTGCGATCCGAGTTCAAAACCTCTAAAGAAAAGAAGAATGAAGGTGTTGTTTTGGACAAGAACGACGAAACACCGGTAATAATAGATACCTATACCCACAAGGAGGACATACCTCCTTTAAAAAATGAATCCAACGATTTAGAAATTGAAAGCGCTAAAGAAGAGGAAGAACCCCAATTGGCCATGGAGGTTGAGAAAATAGTAGAGGAGACTGAGGAGACAGATGTTCTGGCGAGTAAGCTAGTGGACGATTTCGGTGAGTTCGACCCTACACTTGAGTTGGGGAATTATAAATTTCCAACCTTAGACTTACTTGACCAGCACGGTGTAACTGGAGGTATTACAATAAATCAAGAAGAGCTTGAGGATAATAAGAACAGAATTGTAGATACCCTAAAAAACTATAAAATAGGTATCGCACAAATCAAAGCGACCATAGGCCCTACAGTTACTCTTTATGAAATTGTACCGGAGGCAGGCGTGAGAATTTCAAAAATTAAGAACCTTGAAGATGATATTGCGCTGTCCTTAGCGGCATTAGGAATCCGTATCATAGCTCCGATTCCCGGTAAAGGAACTATAGGTATTGAAGTTCCCAATAAGAACGCCACTATAGTTTCCATGCGTTCGGTGATTGCATCAAGTAAATTCCAAAAAGCAGAAATGGAGCTTCCCATCGCTTTTGGAAAAACAATTAGTAACGAAACATTTGTCGTTGACTTGGCGAAAATGCCGCATTTGTTAATGGCAGGAGCTACGGGACAGGGAAAATCCGTGGGTTTAAATGCAGTACTGACGTCGCTTTTATATAAAAAGCATCCTGCAGAGGTCAAATTTATTCTAGTAGATCCCAAGAAAGTAGAATTGACGCTCTACAATAAGATTGAACGTCATTTCTTGGCGAAATTACCAGATTCCGAGGAAGCGATTATTACCGATAACACCAAGGTCATCCATACCCTGAATTCACTGTGTATTGAGATGGACAATAGGTATGAACTATTAAAATTGGCGATGGTGCGTAACCTTAAGGAGTACAACACTAAGTTCAAGGCCAGAAAACTAAACCCAAATGACGGACACAAGTTTTTACCGTACATCGTTTTGGTAATCGATGAATTTGCAGATTTGATTATGACCGCGGGAAAGGAAGTGGAGACGCCTATTGCAAGACTTGCCCAATTAGCCCGGGCCATAGGAATACACCTGATTATTGCAACGCAGCGACCGTCCGTTAATGTCATCACCGGTATCATTAAAGCGAATTTCCCTGCCCGTATTGCGTTTCGGGTAACCTCAAAAATTGATTCCAGAACTATTTTGGATGCGCAGGGTGCAGATCAACTTATTGGCCGAGGAGATATGTTATACACACAAGGCAACGACGTTACCCGAATTCAGTGTGCGTTCGTGGATACTCCAGAAGTTGCCAAAATAACCGAGTATATAGGAAGTCAAAGAGCTTATCCAGAGGCACATGAACTGCCAGAATATGTTGGCGAGGATTCTGGCACGAGTGTTGATTATGATATAGCGGATCGCGATAAGATGTTCCGAGAAGCTGCTGAAGTTATAGTAATAGCACAGCAAGGTTCGGCATCTTTGATTCAACGTAAATTGAAATTAGGATATAATCGTGCGGGACGTATTATAGACCAGTTGGAAGCTGCCGGAATTGTAGGTCAGTTCGAAGGTAGTAAAGCAAGACAGGTACTTATTCCTGATATGATTGCACTTGAACAGTTTTTTGATAATGAAAATAATTAA
- a CDS encoding diacylglycerol kinase family protein: MPKESFLVNRLRSVGFALRGALLLLKTEASIKIQVFITLVMTAAGFYYEISNVEWILQIFAIALVLGIEGMNTAIEKISDYVQPKFDTKIGFIKDISAGAVMLVSIAATIIGLIIYLPKIF, encoded by the coding sequence ATGCCCAAAGAATCATTCCTAGTAAATCGACTTAGGAGCGTTGGTTTTGCCTTGCGCGGCGCTTTGTTGTTACTAAAGACCGAAGCAAGTATAAAAATTCAAGTCTTCATTACTTTGGTAATGACCGCTGCTGGGTTTTATTACGAGATTTCCAACGTTGAGTGGATTTTACAAATTTTCGCGATTGCCCTGGTACTCGGAATTGAAGGGATGAACACGGCGATAGAAAAGATTTCGGATTACGTTCAACCAAAGTTCGATACAAAAATTGGTTTCATAAAAGATATCTCTGCAGGTGCCGTGATGTTAGTGTCCATTGCCGCAACCATTATAGGGTTGATCATTTACTTACCTAAGATTTTTTAG
- the tpx gene encoding thiol peroxidase, which translates to MATVTLKGNTIHTLGDLPSKGSKAPEFTLTKNDLSTVKLSDYVGSRLVLNIFPSVDTGTCAQSVRQFNEEAAELDNTIVLCISKDLPFAQARFCGAEGIDNVELLSDFRNGNFGKSYNLEFTDGPLAPLHSRAVIVLDEKGEVIYTEQVQEIVDEPNYKAALEALMND; encoded by the coding sequence ATGGCCACCGTAACACTTAAAGGTAATACAATTCATACACTGGGTGATTTACCCTCTAAAGGCAGCAAAGCACCGGAATTCACCTTGACTAAAAATGATTTATCCACGGTAAAACTTTCTGATTATGTGGGTTCTAGGCTGGTACTGAACATATTCCCCAGCGTGGATACAGGTACTTGCGCCCAATCCGTTCGTCAATTTAATGAAGAAGCGGCGGAATTGGATAATACCATTGTGCTTTGTATTTCTAAGGACCTTCCATTTGCCCAAGCCCGTTTTTGTGGGGCGGAAGGTATTGATAATGTAGAACTTTTGTCAGACTTCAGAAATGGTAATTTTGGAAAATCCTATAATTTGGAATTTACCGATGGTCCCTTAGCCCCCTTGCATTCAAGAGCAGTGATTGTCCTTGATGAAAAAGGAGAGGTAATCTATACGGAACAAGTTCAGGAGATTGTTGACGAACCAAACTACAAAGCGGCATTGGAAGCTTTAATGAACGATTAG
- the nhaC gene encoding Na+/H+ antiporter NhaC, which translates to MAKQNSNKHRENENIVENKALNIWEALIPVIALVGMLAYNVYVFGDDALSGSNQFILLLGGAVAAIVGFLNKVSYKQMLAEVAENVKSTTGALLILLMVGALAGTWLISGIIPAMIYYGLQILNPTIFLAACVIICAIISIATGSSWTTAATVGIALIGIGDALGISLGMTAGAVLSGAYFGDKLSPLSDTTNLAPAMAGGELFSHIKYMLWTTVPTITVTLTVFIIIGLNLETSGVADVDTILTSIDASFNINGWLFLVPLVVIALIVKKTPPLAALLIGTLLGAVFALIFQPEVVAGITGNTSLNFESAYKGVLKAITVNTTIPTDNEALNDLFTAKGMAGMLGTIWLIVCAMVFGGIMDGIGALARISSALLSLAKTTFGLFASTVASCLALNVTASDQYLAIVVPGKMFSKAYADRGLAPENLSRTLEDSGTVTSVLVPWNTCGAYHSGVLGVSVGEYFVYAMFNWLSPIMTLIFAGLGIKIKQLVTPKLSNA; encoded by the coding sequence ATGGCAAAGCAGAATTCCAATAAGCATAGAGAGAATGAAAATATAGTAGAAAATAAAGCGCTTAATATTTGGGAAGCCTTAATACCTGTAATTGCCTTAGTGGGCATGTTGGCTTACAACGTTTACGTTTTTGGAGATGATGCACTAAGTGGATCTAATCAATTCATTTTACTGCTAGGAGGAGCCGTCGCTGCCATTGTGGGATTTTTAAATAAAGTATCCTACAAGCAAATGCTTGCTGAGGTGGCTGAAAATGTAAAATCTACCACCGGAGCTTTACTTATATTGCTTATGGTGGGGGCATTGGCAGGAACATGGCTTATAAGTGGTATCATTCCAGCAATGATATATTACGGCCTTCAAATTTTAAATCCGACCATTTTTCTAGCAGCATGTGTAATTATCTGTGCCATCATTTCGATTGCAACGGGTAGCAGTTGGACAACGGCCGCTACCGTGGGCATTGCACTTATCGGTATTGGGGATGCCCTAGGTATATCCCTGGGAATGACCGCAGGCGCAGTTCTTTCAGGGGCTTATTTTGGAGATAAACTTTCCCCCCTAAGCGATACAACGAACCTTGCGCCTGCCATGGCCGGGGGAGAGCTTTTTAGCCATATTAAATATATGTTATGGACGACGGTACCTACCATAACAGTTACATTGACGGTATTCATAATCATAGGCCTTAATCTTGAAACTAGTGGAGTTGCTGATGTTGATACTATATTAACTTCAATCGATGCATCCTTTAATATAAACGGATGGTTGTTCCTAGTTCCTTTGGTGGTTATTGCGTTAATCGTAAAAAAAACACCCCCTTTGGCCGCTTTATTGATAGGAACTTTATTGGGCGCTGTTTTTGCATTGATTTTTCAACCCGAAGTGGTTGCGGGGATAACCGGAAATACATCACTGAATTTTGAGTCCGCCTATAAAGGGGTTTTAAAAGCGATTACTGTAAATACCACTATTCCCACTGATAATGAGGCATTGAATGATCTGTTTACGGCGAAGGGTATGGCAGGAATGCTAGGAACTATTTGGCTTATCGTTTGTGCTATGGTCTTTGGCGGAATTATGGATGGAATTGGTGCACTTGCTAGAATAAGTAGTGCTTTATTAAGCCTTGCTAAAACAACATTTGGGCTTTTTGCCAGTACAGTGGCTAGTTGTCTGGCATTGAACGTTACAGCATCCGATCAATATTTGGCAATTGTAGTGCCGGGTAAAATGTTTTCCAAGGCCTATGCGGACAGAGGTTTGGCCCCGGAGAATTTGAGCCGCACTTTGGAGGATTCCGGAACGGTTACTTCAGTTTTAGTTCCTTGGAATACCTGTGGGGCTTACCACAGTGGTGTTCTCGGTGTAAGTGTTGGTGAATATTTCGTATATGCTATGTTCAATTGGCTTAGCCCTATAATGACCCTGATTTTTGCCGGTCTGGGCATTAAAATCAAGCAATTGGTGACTCCAAAACTATCTAATGCATAA